The genomic DNA GTGATGATGCGACAAATATTGTCAACGCTGAAGCTAAATCAGCTGACGCACCATTTGCTGGGCGAATTTTCATAATGTTACCGCCCACTGTTTTAATAATCTTCCAGCCCCCAATGGCTGTTCCTAATCCCATTGCCGTTGCACAAGAGACCTTAACCCATAATGCAGGCTCAACACTCGTTTGTAAATTCGCTACAATTAACGCTAATGTAATAATCCCCATTGATTTTTGGGCATCGTTTGTACCGTGAGAAAAAGATTGTAAAGACGCTGTGAATATTTGAAAGATACGAAAATTACGATTGGTTCTTGTTAAATTCGCATTTCTAAAAATCGTTTTGACAATCGTATAAATAATAAAACCAACGATAAATGCAATCACGGGTGATAACAGTAACACTAACACAATTTTCGTAAAGCCTTGGTAGTGTAACACATTAAAAGAACCCGCAGAAGCAATTGCCGCACCTGCAATTGCACCGATTAACGCGTGTGAAGATGAGCTCGGTATCCCGTAATACCAAGTCACTAAATTCCATACAATAGCCGCCAAAATCGCTGCTAACACAACAACGAGACCATTTTCTAACGTAAATGGATCGACGATTTCTTTTGTAATTGTTGAGGCTACACCCGTAAAAGTCAGTGCCCCGATAAAGTTCATAAATGCTGCCAACAAAATGGCTTGTCTCGGTGATAACGCACGCGTTGATACTGCCGTCGCAACTGCATTGGCTGTATCATGAAACCCGTTGATAAAATCAAATAATAACGAAAAGATAATGATAGCTACCGTAATAAGCAACAAAAACTCCATAAACAAGGACTCCCTTAGCTATTTTTCATTATGATTGTTTCAAAATTATTTGCAACAGCCTGACAGCGGTCGGCAATATTTTCTAAACTTTCATAGATGTCTTTAATTTTAATTAAAGTAACAGGGTCTGTTTCACTATTAAAAATATGTTTAATAGACTGACGTAAAATGCCATCACAATTTGTCTCATATTCTTTAATATTGATAGAGTGTACACGCATATGTGAAAGTTTTTTCTCTGTCATTAAACCAATGGCCAATTTCATCTCGCCAATTGCTTTTTGAATATTATCCACAAACTCAAGCATATACTCATCTGTATATTCAATCGAATACATCTCAAACATACCCGATGTTTCTTCCATTGCATCCAAGACATCATCAATCGCATTACACAATGACATAATATCTTCACGTTCGATTGGCGTAATGAATGTTTGGTTTAAATCTGTTATGACTTGGTGCATTAAGTCGTCACCATGTGATTCATACGTCTTGATATTGTCAGCATAAGCTCGCAAGTCTAGGTGTGTATTGAAATCCATTTTACCGAACTCAATTGCTGCACGGTCTAAATTGAAGATCATATCCTCTAGGCGTTCCATGAACTTATCCTTTTTCTTCCTAATCATCTTAAAATCCTCCATTCAGCGATTACCCAATCACTTTTGTAAAAGTTTTATTACTTTAATTATAAGATAATGTTAAACCTTTGTTAACTCATAAGATGCTTGATAGGGTCATATCACCTTTTGATTTTCTTATTTCATTGTTGTTACATGCTTTCAACCTTTTTCACAATTCCTATTTGAAAATAGCATATATTTTAAAGCGCCACAATTAAATTTACAAAACCTTAACATTTTATTTTGTTAAGGTATTTGCCCTCTTAAAATCATCAACGTATTTTATTAAATGTACGTTTATTTTCGAAAATTCTGTAACTATTAAGGTATTATTAATCTCTAATGTAGGGTTATTATAAACTTTTTAAAGAATTTGAAAATATTTTTAAAGTTTAATTTAAAAGATTTAGCCTATCAGTCACCCAAAAATATGATAAGTTTTTGTTATCATTCAAATGATTTATTGTTATATTTATAAAATATGTATTCCTTTTAAAACTAAAAAATGTATATCATCAGACAATATCATATGCCCGGTACAAATCTTTTTCAAATGTAGATGACCCGTTTTATATACCAAAAAAGCATGATAGAAACCTCTATATTTTAAGATTTCTATCATGCCTTTAAAACGATTTAAAATAATGACATATTTCATTACGTCATGATATCGGATTAAATTT from Staphylococcus schleiferi includes the following:
- a CDS encoding inorganic phosphate transporter produces the protein MEFLLLITVAIIIFSLLFDFINGFHDTANAVATAVSTRALSPRQAILLAAFMNFIGALTFTGVASTITKEIVDPFTLENGLVVVLAAILAAIVWNLVTWYYGIPSSSSHALIGAIAGAAIASAGSFNVLHYQGFTKIVLVLLLSPVIAFIVGFIIYTIVKTIFRNANLTRTNRNFRIFQIFTASLQSFSHGTNDAQKSMGIITLALIVANLQTSVEPALWVKVSCATAMGLGTAIGGWKIIKTVGGNIMKIRPANGASADLASALTIFVASSLHFPLSTTHVVSSSILGVGSSNRIKGVHWNTAKRMIVTWVITLPISAVIAAVFYLILNLFL
- a CDS encoding DUF47 domain-containing protein; protein product: MIRKKKDKFMERLEDMIFNLDRAAIEFGKMDFNTHLDLRAYADNIKTYESHGDDLMHQVITDLNQTFITPIEREDIMSLCNAIDDVLDAMEETSGMFEMYSIEYTDEYMLEFVDNIQKAIGEMKLAIGLMTEKKLSHMRVHSINIKEYETNCDGILRQSIKHIFNSETDPVTLIKIKDIYESLENIADRCQAVANNFETIIMKNS